The Spirochaeta isovalerica genome includes a window with the following:
- a CDS encoding M20/M25/M40 family metallo-hydrolase has product MINIRAELPEILKELIAVESVTGEEKEICDILEKTMAPFDGTLIREENSLVFHLDRGKEKRIALIGHIDTVPLGNSTTEAYEKDSMLFGRGACDMKAGLAVMLKIISDESIGAISLSHNLSFYFYSGEEGPVPNGINTLLDRGHFKNVDFAFILEPTESRYSVGCLGSLAVKKEVFGVSAHSANPRTGENALNKSLQIYEKIREMDGIIGSDRTLDGLLYYETVNVTALNTFNAFNVLPPRAELMINYRFSPERSLEEAKELLFASIGAENTVIVDEADSSYAGEGIDHYLMEGIDREIMQAWTDIAQLNAAGIPSINFGPGSIRHAHKPDEHINLKDFSDFYKSMIFHL; this is encoded by the coding sequence ATGATTAATATCAGGGCTGAATTACCTGAAATTCTGAAAGAGCTGATTGCTGTTGAAAGCGTCACTGGGGAAGAAAAAGAGATCTGTGATATTCTGGAAAAGACCATGGCTCCCTTTGATGGAACTCTGATCCGCGAAGAAAATTCACTTGTTTTCCATCTGGACCGGGGTAAAGAGAAGCGGATCGCCCTGATCGGCCATATCGATACGGTGCCTCTGGGGAACAGCACGACCGAAGCCTATGAAAAAGACTCCATGCTTTTCGGAAGAGGGGCCTGTGATATGAAAGCCGGTCTGGCCGTTATGTTGAAAATCATCAGCGATGAATCGATAGGCGCCATCTCTCTCTCCCATAATCTCTCATTTTACTTCTATTCGGGGGAAGAAGGTCCTGTTCCCAACGGAATCAACACTCTCCTGGACCGCGGTCATTTCAAGAATGTGGATTTCGCCTTTATTCTGGAACCTACCGAGTCTCGCTATTCCGTAGGCTGCCTGGGTTCTCTGGCGGTGAAAAAAGAAGTGTTCGGCGTTTCGGCCCACAGCGCCAACCCGAGGACCGGAGAAAACGCTCTTAACAAATCTCTGCAAATCTACGAAAAGATCCGGGAGATGGATGGTATCATCGGTTCCGACCGCACTCTGGACGGACTTCTCTATTATGAAACAGTCAATGTAACGGCTCTCAATACTTTCAATGCCTTCAATGTGCTGCCGCCCCGCGCGGAGCTTATGATCAATTACCGCTTCAGTCCCGAGCGCAGTCTGGAAGAGGCAAAGGAGTTGCTGTTTGCCTCCATCGGAGCTGAGAACACTGTCATTGTCGACGAAGCTGATTCCTCCTATGCCGGAGAGGGAATCGATCATTATCTCATGGAGGGAATTGACCGGGAAATCATGCAGGCCTGGACCGATATCGCCCAGCTCAACGCTGCCGGCATTCCCTCCATCAATTTCGGTCCCGGTTCCATCCGCCATGCCCATAAGCCCGATGAGCATATCAATCTGAAGGATTTTTCCGATTTTTACAAATCCATGATTTTTCATCTATAA
- a CDS encoding tocopherol cyclase family protein — protein sequence MLRIFRPQVYQGPRRFTHSKGYFEGWYYKFVTEENRSLALIPGISLGKKESKAFIQIIDGKDGSTEYCSFPLHELNISYDPFSVEIGGNRFSLEEVSLSDNLPVSGRVSLIDPGFYPVSLLRPGIMGWYRYVPFMECYHGVVSTGHRLSGKIVKGDEVIDLNSGSGYIEKDWGTSFPTSYIWMQTNSFSKPRTSFMLSLARIPWFGSWFRGFLGFFIHEGEVITFSTYTGSRLEVHNIENEKVSMTIRGRGRGRRGRLKKGDRLVISASRKAAGELKAPVIGSMDRRISESIDGMINLKFYRGEQLVFHEQSPCSGLEIVGDREELL from the coding sequence ATGTTGAGAATATTTAGACCTCAGGTTTATCAGGGACCGCGCCGGTTCACTCACAGCAAAGGCTATTTCGAAGGGTGGTATTACAAGTTCGTAACAGAAGAGAACAGGTCCCTCGCTCTCATCCCGGGAATATCTCTCGGGAAAAAGGAATCAAAAGCCTTCATACAGATCATTGACGGAAAAGACGGATCTACCGAATATTGTTCATTTCCTTTACATGAACTGAACATTTCCTACGATCCCTTTTCTGTAGAGATAGGGGGAAACCGTTTTTCACTGGAGGAAGTCAGTTTATCGGATAATCTTCCTGTATCCGGCCGTGTTTCGCTGATTGATCCCGGATTCTATCCCGTCAGCCTTCTTCGCCCCGGCATCATGGGATGGTACCGCTATGTCCCTTTTATGGAGTGCTATCACGGTGTCGTCAGTACAGGTCACAGGCTCTCGGGAAAAATCGTCAAGGGAGATGAGGTCATCGATCTCAATAGCGGTTCCGGGTATATCGAAAAAGACTGGGGCACTTCATTTCCCACCTCCTATATATGGATGCAGACAAACAGTTTCTCCAAACCCCGTACTTCATTCATGCTCTCTCTTGCCCGCATCCCCTGGTTCGGATCGTGGTTCCGCGGCTTTCTGGGCTTCTTTATCCATGAGGGAGAGGTTATAACGTTCTCAACCTATACCGGCTCACGTCTGGAAGTACACAATATCGAAAATGAAAAAGTCTCTATGACCATAAGAGGCAGAGGACGTGGGAGACGCGGCCGGCTGAAAAAAGGTGATCGGCTGGTTATCTCTGCATCGAGAAAAGCGGCCGGCGAGTTGAAAGCTCCGGTTATCGGTTCCATGGACAGAAGGATCAGTGAAAGCATCGACGGGATGATCAACCTGAAGTTCTATCGGGGCGAACAGCTTGTTTTTCATGAGCAGTCGCCATGCAGCGGCCTGGAAATTGTCGGAGACCGAGAAGAGCTCCTCTGA
- a CDS encoding FHA domain-containing protein has translation MEETVYKRSNKGKAISKKDDGHLRLRTDTSSIRINKTILIGRDKSCKLQIDDPLVSRRHAMIEFISKVAYIKDLGSTNATYVNNNPLRPNEQKRLRRGDVIRIGKTEITIS, from the coding sequence ATGGAAGAAACGGTTTACAAGCGCAGCAACAAAGGAAAAGCCATAAGCAAAAAGGATGACGGCCATTTGAGGCTGCGCACCGATACGAGCAGCATACGCATCAACAAAACAATTCTGATCGGCAGGGACAAATCATGCAAGCTGCAGATTGACGATCCTCTTGTTTCCAGACGCCACGCCATGATCGAGTTTATTTCCAAAGTCGCCTATATCAAGGATCTCGGCAGCACCAATGCCACTTATGTGAACAATAACCCTCTCAGACCCAATGAACAGAAACGGCTGAGACGGGGCGATGTCATACGTATTGGCAAAACGGAAATCACCATAAGCTGA
- a CDS encoding protein kinase domain-containing protein: MSKIPDKVGKYKILSQIGKGGMGVVYSAEHPTLKRKIILKKLTIRDKEFRERFRLEADMMMDLRSDYIVDMYDHFREGSSWYIAMEYIEGMSLDELIKREGPPDLSVLFYIMLCTAKALEYIHARGIVHRDIKPSNIYISRKGDVKLGDFGIASSSLKDVSITDSGTAMGTPAYMAPEQFDDSSTVGIKADLFSFGVTFYEALNGAKPFRSERYTELKKEIRRGKYVPFKNYRKDVSGDVIRLMRRCLRIRPFFRPRNAGEVRKILERQFRKKTNTLVRDELAFLVTSGKPEMKKTKQLTEMVLQTGRKFMPAYVIPLFFIMTLSLLALTAGYYLGGRFGLLRISLIPAEQDSSYTLYPHNSERELDGFFSSKGKKSLFLKEGSYRVRVESGSTVLWRSVYVTPFVKNRNPMELAILAAPPEGLPLDIELSVRDRFSGADLSGETDIFIGQEESWVLFNSSRREGLRTGESFHLKFAREGYLEEKYFLTPRYDQILIDLNVLMTPLPATLSIDIPVGDLRINGKKEYFSPRSMSFEKIPGERETNLQLDLLPGKYFITLEGPEGSIEKEVSLKSGGNYNFP; encoded by the coding sequence GTGTCAAAAATACCGGACAAAGTCGGAAAATACAAAATACTCTCGCAGATCGGGAAAGGGGGGATGGGGGTTGTCTATTCGGCCGAACACCCCACTCTCAAACGGAAAATCATCTTGAAAAAACTGACGATCCGCGATAAGGAGTTCCGGGAGAGGTTCAGGCTCGAAGCGGATATGATGATGGACCTGCGCAGCGATTATATCGTCGATATGTACGACCACTTCCGCGAGGGGAGTTCCTGGTATATCGCCATGGAATATATAGAAGGCATGTCTCTCGATGAACTGATAAAAAGGGAAGGCCCTCCGGATCTGTCCGTTCTATTTTACATCATGCTCTGCACGGCGAAAGCCCTTGAGTATATCCACGCCAGAGGCATTGTACACAGGGATATCAAACCCTCGAATATCTATATCTCCCGCAAGGGGGACGTGAAACTCGGGGATTTCGGTATAGCCTCATCCTCGCTGAAGGACGTGAGCATCACCGATTCGGGAACAGCAATGGGAACTCCCGCCTACATGGCTCCCGAACAGTTTGATGACAGCTCAACAGTGGGGATTAAAGCTGATCTTTTCTCTTTCGGCGTTACGTTCTATGAAGCGCTCAATGGTGCAAAACCCTTCCGGTCCGAAAGATACACAGAGTTGAAAAAAGAGATCCGCCGGGGAAAATACGTTCCTTTTAAAAATTACAGGAAGGACGTGAGCGGCGATGTGATCCGGCTCATGCGGCGCTGTCTCAGGATCCGGCCCTTTTTCCGGCCCCGAAACGCCGGCGAAGTAAGGAAAATTCTGGAGAGGCAGTTCCGGAAAAAAACGAATACCCTTGTGAGAGACGAGCTGGCTTTTCTTGTGACTTCCGGTAAGCCGGAAATGAAAAAGACGAAGCAGCTGACGGAAATGGTCCTCCAAACAGGGCGGAAATTCATGCCGGCCTATGTTATTCCTCTTTTTTTTATTATGACACTTTCACTTCTGGCTCTAACAGCAGGATACTATCTGGGAGGCCGCTTCGGCTTGCTCCGCATCTCGCTTATTCCGGCTGAACAGGATAGCTCTTATACTCTTTATCCGCACAATTCGGAGAGGGAACTGGATGGTTTTTTTTCATCCAAAGGTAAGAAAAGTCTCTTTCTGAAAGAGGGGAGCTATCGGGTTAGGGTCGAGAGCGGATCGACAGTGCTATGGAGATCTGTTTATGTCACACCGTTCGTCAAAAACCGAAATCCCATGGAACTGGCAATTCTGGCCGCGCCGCCCGAAGGTTTGCCTCTGGATATCGAGTTATCGGTTCGGGACCGGTTTTCCGGTGCCGATTTATCGGGGGAAACAGATATTTTTATCGGTCAGGAGGAATCCTGGGTTCTCTTCAACTCTTCCAGGAGAGAGGGGCTGAGAACAGGCGAATCATTTCATTTGAAATTCGCAAGAGAAGGGTATCTTGAGGAAAAGTATTTTCTGACGCCCCGGTATGATCAGATCCTTATAGACTTGAATGTACTGATGACGCCTCTTCCCGCTACTCTGTCTATCGATATTCCTGTGGGCGATCTCAGAATCAACGGAAAAAAGGAGTATTTTTCCCCCCGGTCTATGTCCTTTGAAAAAATCCCCGGCGAAAGAGAGACGAACCTTCAGCTGGACCTCCTTCCCGGCAAGTATTTTATTACCCTGGAAGGGCCGGAAGGATCCATTGAGAAGGAGGTAAGTCTCAAGAGTGGAGGAAATTATAATTTCCCATAA